The proteins below come from a single Saccharopolyspora sp. SCSIO 74807 genomic window:
- a CDS encoding 5-dehydro-4-deoxyglucarate dehydratase → MTATSDPPPDTARFVAHLDARMRAGVLCFPLTPFTADGELDLDAFREYFAGQLEADPAAAFVACGTGEFFSLTLDEYSALLRTAVEVADGRVPVLAGVGYGWALARQFAERAVDAGADGGLLMPHYLVKAPQHGLVEQVRKVAEHTSLPLIAYQRDYVRFTAASAARIAEIPTVIGLKDGHGDLDGLQRIRLRTPEDFLFFNGVATAEMQARSYAAIGVGPYSSAVHAFAPEIAKAFWSALHAGEHERVERLLREFYHPLVELRDRQPGYAVSLVKAGARLRGLSVGPVRAPLADPGTDDLAELGDLIETGLALVS, encoded by the coding sequence ATGACCGCGACTTCGGATCCGCCTCCCGACACCGCCCGCTTCGTCGCGCATCTCGACGCGCGGATGCGCGCCGGGGTGCTCTGCTTCCCGCTGACCCCCTTCACCGCCGACGGCGAACTCGACCTCGACGCATTCCGGGAGTACTTCGCGGGCCAGCTCGAAGCCGACCCCGCAGCGGCCTTCGTGGCCTGCGGCACCGGTGAGTTCTTCTCGCTGACCCTCGACGAGTACTCCGCGCTGCTGCGCACCGCGGTCGAGGTCGCCGACGGCCGGGTGCCGGTGCTGGCCGGTGTCGGCTACGGCTGGGCGCTGGCGCGGCAGTTCGCCGAGCGCGCCGTCGACGCGGGCGCCGACGGCGGCCTGCTGATGCCGCACTACCTGGTCAAAGCCCCGCAGCACGGCCTGGTCGAGCAGGTCCGCAAGGTCGCCGAGCACACCTCGCTGCCGCTGATCGCATACCAGCGCGACTACGTCCGGTTCACCGCCGCCAGCGCGGCCCGGATCGCCGAGATCCCCACCGTGATCGGGCTCAAGGACGGGCACGGCGATCTGGACGGGCTGCAGCGCATCCGGCTGCGCACGCCGGAGGACTTCCTGTTCTTCAACGGTGTGGCCACCGCCGAGATGCAGGCGCGTTCCTACGCCGCCATCGGTGTCGGGCCGTACTCGTCGGCCGTGCACGCCTTCGCGCCCGAGATCGCCAAAGCGTTCTGGAGCGCGTTGCACGCCGGTGAGCACGAGCGCGTCGAGCGACTGCTGCGCGAGTTCTACCACCCGCTGGTGGAGCTGCGGGACCGCCAGCCCGGATACGCGGTTTCGCTGGTCAAGGCGGGCGCGCGGCTGCGCGGCTTGTCCGTCGGTCCGGTGCGCGCACCGCTGGCCGACCCCGGCACCGACGACCTCGCCGAGCTCGGCGACCTGATCGAAACGGGCCTCGCGCTCGTGTCCTGA
- a CDS encoding enolase C-terminal domain-like protein — MSNSTSMSNPARIAEVRVTPILISDPPLLNVQGVHQPYTPRTIVEVVTGSGASGIGETYGDTDYLKIAQAFGPELVGAPLTARNDLFRLVSAAAAQVRTAELDNTVVAEGLRGSRTQHKLVHSVVSAFEVAMLDALGHETGMPVHALLGGKVRDRVEYSGYLFYRWAEHPGEGEPSDDWGAALDPAGVVAQAQRFADRYGFRSFKLKGGVFEPKQEVAAIHALREAFPDAPLRLDPNGAWSVSTSLEVAAALEGVAEYLEDPTAGTTSMAEVAERTSLPLATNMCVTAVEEVAEAFTRDAVQVVLSDHHYWGGLRATQDLAAVCRTFGRELSMHSNTHLGISLAAMTHVAATIPELGYACDTHRPWQTEDVITVPHTFTGGAVEVTDTPGLGVALDRDSLARLHQRWLDSDVRGRDDAAAMRRVHPEWTSPSFPVW, encoded by the coding sequence ATGTCGAACTCCACGAGCATGTCGAACCCGGCGCGCATCGCCGAAGTCCGCGTCACCCCCATCCTGATCAGCGACCCACCGCTGCTGAACGTGCAGGGCGTGCACCAGCCCTACACGCCGCGCACGATCGTCGAAGTCGTCACCGGCTCCGGAGCGAGCGGCATCGGTGAGACCTACGGCGACACCGACTACCTCAAGATCGCCCAGGCATTCGGGCCCGAGCTGGTCGGCGCGCCGCTGACCGCGCGCAACGACCTGTTCCGGCTGGTTTCGGCCGCGGCGGCGCAAGTGCGGACCGCCGAGCTGGACAACACCGTCGTCGCCGAGGGCCTGCGCGGCTCGCGGACGCAGCACAAATTGGTGCACAGCGTGGTTTCCGCGTTCGAGGTGGCGATGCTGGACGCGCTCGGGCACGAGACCGGGATGCCGGTGCACGCGCTGCTCGGCGGCAAGGTGCGCGACCGCGTGGAATACAGCGGTTACCTGTTCTACCGCTGGGCCGAGCATCCGGGCGAAGGAGAACCGTCCGACGACTGGGGCGCCGCGCTCGACCCGGCGGGCGTTGTCGCGCAGGCGCAGCGCTTCGCCGACCGCTACGGGTTCCGCTCGTTCAAGCTCAAAGGCGGCGTGTTCGAGCCGAAGCAGGAAGTCGCCGCGATCCACGCGCTGCGCGAGGCGTTCCCGGACGCGCCGCTGCGGCTGGACCCGAACGGGGCGTGGTCGGTCTCGACGAGCCTGGAAGTGGCCGCCGCGCTGGAAGGCGTCGCGGAGTACCTGGAGGACCCGACCGCCGGGACCACGTCGATGGCCGAGGTCGCCGAGCGGACCAGCCTGCCGCTGGCCACGAACATGTGCGTCACCGCGGTCGAAGAGGTAGCCGAGGCGTTCACCCGCGACGCGGTGCAGGTCGTGCTCTCCGACCACCACTACTGGGGCGGGCTGCGCGCCACCCAGGACCTGGCGGCGGTGTGCCGGACCTTCGGGCGCGAGCTGTCCATGCACTCCAACACGCACCTCGGCATCAGCCTGGCCGCGATGACCCACGTGGCCGCGACGATCCCGGAACTCGGCTACGCCTGCGACACGCACCGGCCTTGGCAGACCGAGGACGTCATCACCGTCCCGCACACCTTCACCGGCGGTGCGGTCGAGGTCACCGACACCCCGGGGCTCGGCGTGGCGCTGGACCGCGATTCGCTAGCGCGGCTGCACCAGCGCTGGCTGGACAGCGACGTGCGCGGCCGCGACGACGCCGCAGCGATGCGGCGCGTCCATCCGGAGTGGACATCGCCGAGCTTCCCCGTCTGGTAA
- a CDS encoding MFS transporter, with protein MTTVPPSSTADDPALRSAVRKFFRRMIPLVVLMLIINQMDRTNIGFVRADLEADLGIGAAAYGLGAGLFFVAYAIFEVPSNMLMERFGARVWLTRIMISWGVVVFLMSFITNPATFYLMRFLLGVAEAGFFPGVMYYFTRWLPDRYRGRATAIFLAGSAGAYVVTGPVTGGLLELDGVAGLAGWKWMFLSQGALSVLIGIVAAFFLVSRIPEAKWLSAQERSALSAAVAADDANRQAAGARTSKARLLLEPQVLLLCFIFFAISLTGYTITFWLPSLVDGIRGLPDFGVGVVSAIPWACAIAAMYGMGRFTDRTGVRKPYVSAALVIAAIGTFLTTLGSPWFGVAAMCVAAVGFKCSASIFWPIAQQGLDGRIVAPGIALVNSLGNLGGFVAPTVIGFLEQSTGSTTIGLYGLSVASLLAAGSATLIGRGRDRAAAVPAGS; from the coding sequence ATGACGACGGTGCCGCCTTCGTCCACTGCGGACGACCCAGCGCTGCGCAGCGCGGTGCGCAAGTTCTTCCGCCGCATGATCCCGCTCGTGGTGCTGATGCTGATCATCAACCAGATGGACCGCACGAACATCGGGTTCGTGCGCGCGGACCTGGAGGCCGATCTGGGCATCGGGGCCGCCGCCTACGGGCTCGGCGCCGGGCTGTTCTTCGTCGCCTACGCCATCTTCGAAGTGCCCAGCAACATGCTCATGGAGCGCTTCGGCGCGCGGGTCTGGCTGACCCGGATCATGATCAGCTGGGGCGTGGTGGTGTTCCTGATGTCGTTCATCACCAACCCCGCCACGTTCTACCTCATGCGGTTCCTGCTGGGCGTGGCCGAAGCCGGCTTCTTCCCCGGCGTCATGTACTACTTCACCCGCTGGCTGCCGGACCGCTACCGCGGGCGGGCGACGGCGATCTTCCTGGCAGGCTCGGCGGGGGCCTACGTCGTCACCGGGCCGGTCACCGGCGGCCTGCTGGAACTGGACGGGGTCGCCGGGCTGGCGGGCTGGAAGTGGATGTTCCTGTCCCAGGGCGCGCTTTCGGTGCTGATCGGCATCGTCGCGGCGTTCTTCCTGGTCTCCCGGATCCCCGAGGCCAAGTGGCTCTCGGCGCAGGAGAGATCGGCGCTGTCGGCCGCGGTGGCCGCCGACGACGCGAACCGGCAAGCCGCCGGAGCGCGCACGTCCAAGGCGCGGTTGCTGCTGGAACCGCAGGTTCTGCTGCTGTGCTTCATCTTCTTCGCGATTTCGCTGACCGGCTACACCATCACGTTCTGGTTGCCGAGCCTGGTCGACGGCATCCGCGGGCTGCCCGACTTCGGCGTCGGCGTGGTGAGCGCGATCCCGTGGGCGTGCGCGATCGCCGCGATGTACGGCATGGGGCGGTTCACCGACCGCACCGGCGTCCGCAAGCCGTACGTCTCGGCGGCGCTGGTCATCGCGGCGATCGGCACGTTCCTGACCACTCTGGGCAGTCCGTGGTTCGGGGTGGCGGCGATGTGCGTGGCCGCGGTCGGGTTCAAGTGCTCGGCGTCGATCTTCTGGCCGATCGCCCAGCAGGGCCTGGACGGGCGGATCGTCGCACCGGGCATCGCGCTGGTGAATTCGCTGGGCAATTTGGGCGGGTTCGTCGCGCCCACGGTCATCGGATTCCTGGAGCAGTCGACCGGCTCGACGACCATCGGGCTGTACGGGCTGTCGGTCGCTTCGTTGCTCGCGGCGGGTTCGGCCACCCTGATCGGCCGGGGACGCGATCGCGCCGCCGCCGTCCCGGCCGGTTCGTGA
- a CDS encoding IclR family transcriptional regulator, with protein MSMAEGQKGVRDVKSAARTVEVLEVLGALEGEPVNLRELAERTGVPRSSLYALLQTLVARGWVRTDATGSLYGIGMRALLVGTSYIDGDRLVAETKPYLDELVAELGETVHFARLDGADVVYLATRESKHHLRPFSRVGRRLPASATSLGKALLAERDAAEVAALLPDPLPMFTEATLDRDGLRSDLAATRERGYAVEDGESNLGVHCIGVALRYDEPAQDAISCSVPTARVTPEFEREAVRHLLRVRDAIERAARSWPRSQVSWR; from the coding sequence ATGAGCATGGCGGAGGGCCAGAAGGGCGTGCGCGACGTCAAGTCGGCTGCGCGCACCGTGGAAGTGCTGGAAGTGCTCGGCGCCCTGGAAGGGGAGCCGGTGAACCTGCGCGAACTCGCCGAGCGCACCGGTGTTCCGCGCAGCAGCCTCTACGCGCTGCTGCAGACCTTGGTGGCGCGCGGCTGGGTGCGCACCGACGCCACCGGCTCGCTCTACGGCATCGGGATGCGTGCGCTGCTGGTCGGCACGTCCTACATCGACGGTGACCGGCTGGTGGCCGAGACCAAGCCGTACCTGGACGAGCTGGTCGCCGAACTCGGCGAGACGGTGCACTTCGCCCGGCTGGACGGCGCGGACGTGGTGTACCTGGCCACCCGGGAGTCCAAGCACCACCTGCGCCCGTTCAGCCGCGTCGGCCGTCGCCTGCCCGCCAGCGCGACGTCGCTGGGCAAAGCGCTGCTTGCGGAGCGCGACGCGGCGGAAGTGGCCGCGCTGCTACCGGATCCGCTGCCGATGTTCACCGAGGCCACGCTGGACCGCGACGGACTGCGCTCGGACCTGGCCGCGACCCGCGAGCGCGGCTACGCGGTGGAGGACGGCGAAAGCAACCTCGGGGTGCACTGCATCGGGGTGGCGCTGCGCTACGACGAGCCCGCCCAGGACGCGATCAGTTGCTCGGTGCCGACCGCGCGGGTGACGCCGGAGTTCGAGCGCGAAGCCGTGCGGCACCTGCTGCGCGTCCGGGACGCGATCGAGCGGGCCGCCCGCAGCTGGCCGCGCTCGCAGGTGTCCTGGCGCTGA
- a CDS encoding ferredoxin has translation MRIIADTDRCVGAGQCVLTEPDVFDQDEEEGTVLLLTERTTEQTAEAVRTAVDVCPAQALSLEQD, from the coding sequence ATGCGGATCATCGCCGACACGGACCGGTGCGTCGGGGCCGGGCAGTGCGTGCTCACCGAGCCCGACGTGTTCGACCAGGACGAGGAAGAGGGCACGGTCCTGCTGCTGACCGAACGCACCACCGAGCAGACCGCGGAGGCGGTGCGCACGGCGGTCGACGTGTGTCCCGCGCAGGCGCTCTCGCTCGAGCAGGACTGA
- a CDS encoding cytochrome P450: MPDPAASQAPSFPMTRECPFRQPAAYQQLREQGRLGSGRLPDGRGVRVLTRHKDVRTMLADPRFSSDRRNPGFPLQVERPKGEQFPKSMISMDGAEHAAARRAVLGEFTVRRINALLPRVQQIVDEHVEAMLAGPPHADLVRELSLPVPSLVICELLGVPYADHDFFQSRSATLLNRDATPQQRGSAIGDLKSYLDTLVRGKVAQPTDDLLGRQVAAQRAAGEVDVEALVATAVLLLIAGHETTANMISLGTLMLLENPERLAAITADPGKTPGAVEELLRYFTIAEFATSRVALEDVEIGGGLIQAGEGVIGLALSGNRDAEVFDRPEELDVERGARNHLAFGFGPHQCLGQNLARAELRIVFDTLFRRIPGLRLDAAVSELPFKNDANIFGLHRLPVAW, translated from the coding sequence ATGCCCGACCCCGCCGCCTCCCAAGCACCGTCCTTCCCGATGACCCGCGAGTGCCCGTTCCGCCAGCCCGCCGCCTACCAGCAGCTTCGCGAGCAGGGCCGCCTCGGCAGCGGCCGACTGCCGGACGGCCGCGGGGTCCGGGTGCTGACCAGGCACAAGGACGTCCGGACGATGCTCGCCGATCCGCGGTTCAGCTCGGACCGCCGCAATCCGGGTTTCCCGCTCCAGGTCGAACGGCCCAAGGGCGAGCAGTTCCCGAAATCGATGATCTCGATGGACGGAGCCGAGCACGCCGCCGCGCGCCGGGCGGTGCTCGGCGAATTCACCGTCCGGCGGATCAACGCGCTGCTGCCGCGCGTCCAGCAGATCGTCGACGAGCACGTCGAGGCCATGCTGGCAGGGCCGCCACACGCGGACTTGGTGCGCGAGCTGTCGCTGCCGGTGCCCTCGCTGGTGATCTGCGAACTGCTGGGGGTTCCCTACGCGGACCACGACTTCTTCCAGTCCCGCAGCGCCACGCTGCTCAACCGGGACGCGACCCCGCAGCAGCGCGGTTCCGCGATCGGCGATCTGAAGTCCTATTTGGACACACTCGTCCGCGGCAAGGTCGCCCAGCCCACCGACGATCTGCTGGGCAGGCAGGTCGCCGCCCAGCGCGCGGCCGGCGAAGTCGACGTCGAGGCGCTGGTCGCGACGGCGGTGCTGCTGCTGATCGCGGGCCACGAGACCACCGCCAACATGATCTCGCTGGGCACCTTGATGCTGCTGGAGAACCCGGAACGGCTGGCGGCGATCACCGCGGATCCGGGCAAGACCCCGGGCGCCGTGGAGGAACTGCTGCGCTACTTCACGATCGCGGAGTTCGCGACCTCCCGGGTCGCGCTGGAGGACGTGGAGATCGGCGGCGGACTGATCCAGGCCGGCGAGGGCGTCATCGGCCTGGCGCTGTCCGGCAACCGGGACGCCGAGGTGTTCGACCGGCCCGAGGAGCTCGACGTCGAGCGGGGCGCCCGCAACCACCTGGCGTTCGGTTTCGGGCCGCACCAATGCCTCGGGCAGAACCTGGCCCGCGCGGAACTGCGGATCGTGTTCGACACGCTGTTCCGGCGAATTCCCGGGTTGCGGCTGGACGCCGCGGTGTCCGAGCTACCGTTCAAGAACGATGCGAACATCTTCGGGCTGCACCGGTTGCCGGTGGCCTGGTAG
- a CDS encoding helix-turn-helix domain-containing protein, translated as MTSDSTVPDTALRADARRNRIQLIEAAGRMFAEHGPDVAMEEIARAAGVGIGTLYRRFPDREALIRGVCQDNYRQALDEARLAQQDEPTAWQALVRIVRHVRALQLSVHLALVSPKVHRIITSDELSARSRAELLRLLDEVVRDAQREGTLRRDVGTGDVAMLCSLLLRENLNHEFGGDGRERRARLLLDALRTGPPEGLPGDPVGLADLDF; from the coding sequence ATGACGTCCGATTCGACAGTGCCGGATACGGCGCTGCGGGCCGACGCCCGCCGCAACCGGATCCAGCTCATCGAGGCCGCGGGCCGCATGTTCGCCGAGCACGGCCCCGACGTCGCGATGGAGGAGATCGCCCGCGCGGCCGGGGTGGGCATCGGCACGCTCTACCGCCGCTTCCCGGACCGCGAGGCGTTGATCCGCGGCGTCTGCCAGGACAACTACCGCCAGGCGCTGGACGAGGCCCGGCTGGCGCAGCAGGACGAGCCGACCGCGTGGCAGGCGCTGGTGCGGATCGTGCGCCATGTCCGCGCGTTGCAGCTGAGCGTGCACTTGGCGTTGGTGTCGCCGAAGGTGCACCGGATCATCACCTCCGACGAGCTCAGCGCGCGTTCGCGTGCGGAACTGCTTCGCCTGCTCGACGAGGTGGTGCGGGACGCGCAGCGGGAAGGCACGCTGCGCCGCGATGTCGGCACCGGCGACGTGGCCATGCTGTGCTCGCTGCTGCTGCGCGAGAACCTCAACCACGAGTTCGGTGGCGACGGGCGCGAGCGGCGGGCGCGGTTGCTGCTGGACGCGCTGCGCACCGGGCCGCCGGAAGGGCTGCCGGGAGATCCGGTCGGGCTGGCCGACCTGGATTTCTGA
- a CDS encoding helix-turn-helix domain-containing protein, giving the protein MREVINCDSGASAAEQAPEAARPEVEQLRGLQADAAAPGGLALVLRRLSRFVGGPAALLGPDDRSVPETPAVDPDLFAAVREDLGRIRAGGARSITLHQRDRVVSAQLVGEQPDAPILLVAAEETALRSAGELITDAARLLWLRWRTDSARGALRRVDDSVTAIREVVLHLLMLGRQDDAQRVADTLRPRLPESVTVCVIESAVSARDAVVARISEATGDRAWIVRCPVYVEHTIVLAPGDRPDGAVRQVRGLAAEQPGVRAGASQVVPLHDVGTGYAQAFHALAVARNGSGTVEVFTAQRDLVSLLGPAARAWAERTLSGLLDFEPRRAQDPDSGALLSTLGSWLNFGTGAARQLKIHRNTLTARMRHVERILGSDLRDIGTQSRLHLALQLLGPPRGLRAADDGTELLELLTTAEVRAWAHRQLAPLLAAEGHLLATLRAWLDGDARLEPAAATLGLSVPAARKRLLRIEGVLERSLLHGPSARYELYFALHINDSPD; this is encoded by the coding sequence GTGCGTGAAGTGATCAATTGCGATTCGGGTGCGTCGGCGGCCGAACAGGCCCCCGAAGCGGCACGACCGGAGGTCGAGCAGCTGCGCGGGCTGCAGGCCGACGCCGCAGCCCCCGGCGGCTTGGCGCTGGTGCTGCGCCGGCTCTCGAGGTTCGTCGGCGGTCCGGCTGCGCTGCTCGGCCCCGACGACCGCTCGGTGCCGGAGACACCTGCGGTGGACCCGGACCTGTTCGCGGCAGTGCGCGAAGACCTCGGTCGCATCCGGGCGGGCGGGGCCCGCTCGATCACGTTGCACCAGCGCGACCGGGTGGTCTCCGCGCAGCTGGTCGGTGAGCAGCCGGATGCGCCGATCCTGCTGGTCGCGGCCGAGGAGACCGCGCTGCGCAGCGCCGGTGAGCTGATCACCGACGCCGCCCGGCTGCTGTGGCTGCGCTGGCGGACCGACTCGGCCCGCGGCGCGCTGCGGCGCGTCGACGACTCCGTGACGGCGATCCGCGAGGTGGTGCTGCACCTGCTGATGCTGGGCCGCCAGGACGACGCGCAACGGGTCGCCGACACCCTGCGGCCCCGCCTCCCGGAATCGGTGACGGTGTGCGTGATCGAGTCCGCCGTCTCGGCCCGGGACGCCGTCGTGGCGCGGATCAGCGAGGCCACCGGTGACCGGGCGTGGATCGTGCGCTGCCCGGTCTACGTCGAGCACACCATCGTGCTCGCACCGGGCGACCGGCCGGACGGCGCGGTTCGGCAGGTGCGCGGGCTCGCCGCCGAGCAACCGGGCGTGCGCGCCGGGGCCAGCCAGGTCGTGCCGTTGCACGACGTCGGCACCGGTTACGCGCAGGCGTTCCACGCGCTCGCGGTCGCGCGCAACGGTTCCGGAACGGTCGAGGTCTTCACCGCGCAGCGCGACCTGGTGAGCTTGCTGGGCCCGGCCGCCCGGGCGTGGGCCGAACGCACCCTGTCCGGCCTGCTGGACTTCGAGCCGCGCCGCGCGCAGGACCCGGACTCCGGCGCGCTGCTGAGCACCCTCGGTTCGTGGCTGAACTTCGGCACCGGCGCCGCCCGCCAGCTCAAGATCCACCGCAACACGCTGACCGCGCGGATGCGGCACGTCGAACGCATCCTCGGCAGCGACCTGCGGGACATCGGCACCCAATCGCGGCTGCACCTGGCACTGCAACTGCTCGGACCGCCGCGCGGGCTGCGCGCCGCCGACGACGGCACCGAGCTGCTCGAACTGCTCACGACGGCGGAAGTGCGCGCCTGGGCGCACCGCCAGCTGGCGCCGCTGCTGGCCGCGGAGGGGCATCTGCTGGCGACGCTGCGGGCGTGGCTGGACGGCGACGCCCGGCTGGAGCCGGCCGCAGCGACGCTCGGCCTGTCGGTTCCCGCGGCGCGCAAACGCCTCCTGCGGATCGAGGGAGTGCTGGAGCGGTCCCTGCTGCACGGCCCGTCGGCCCGGTACGAGCTGTACTTCGCCTTGCACATCAACGACTCCCCGGACTGA
- a CDS encoding SAM-dependent methyltransferase, translated as MAQGDELTGRQTQRPQARETGRVPAARRAVHDRRGTPDVPSLQAIPGVDVTHANPARMYDYALDGSHNFKIDREVADAVFAVLPTGPAVARANRAFLRRAVEHCTEAGIDQFLDLGSGIPTSGNTHEIAQARNPGARVVYVDNEPVAAAHTSHLLERNDRAAMVRADLRDPAAVLEAEPVRRLLDFTRPVAVLMVAVLHYIGDDEGLPDLLAAYRLRCAAGSRLVISHTTQDRKPEVAGALRDVLARAGTEVTHRDRGAVRELFTGWRLLEPGVVWTPQWRAVPAPGERPADSETWCGVAELGL; from the coding sequence ATGGCACAGGGGGACGAACTCACCGGACGGCAAACGCAGCGGCCGCAGGCCCGGGAAACCGGCCGCGTCCCCGCCGCGCGAAGAGCGGTGCACGACCGGCGCGGAACCCCGGATGTCCCGTCGCTGCAAGCGATCCCAGGCGTGGACGTCACGCACGCCAACCCGGCGCGGATGTACGACTACGCGCTGGACGGCTCGCACAACTTCAAGATCGACCGCGAAGTGGCGGACGCGGTGTTCGCCGTGCTGCCCACCGGCCCCGCGGTCGCCCGCGCCAACCGGGCGTTCTTGCGCCGTGCTGTCGAACATTGCACCGAGGCGGGCATCGACCAGTTCCTCGATCTCGGCTCCGGCATCCCCACCAGCGGAAACACCCACGAGATCGCGCAGGCCCGCAATCCGGGCGCGCGCGTCGTCTACGTCGACAACGAGCCGGTGGCCGCCGCGCACACCAGCCACCTGCTGGAGCGCAACGACCGGGCCGCGATGGTGCGGGCCGATCTCCGCGACCCGGCCGCGGTGCTGGAGGCGGAACCGGTGCGGCGGCTGCTCGACTTCACCCGGCCCGTCGCGGTGCTCATGGTCGCCGTGCTGCACTACATCGGCGACGACGAGGGCTTGCCGGACCTGCTGGCGGCCTACCGGTTGCGCTGCGCAGCGGGCAGTCGCCTGGTCATCTCGCACACCACGCAGGACCGCAAGCCCGAGGTCGCCGGTGCGCTGCGCGACGTGCTCGCACGCGCGGGAACCGAGGTGACCCACCGCGATCGCGGTGCGGTGCGGGAGCTGTTCACCGGCTGGCGGCTGCTCGAACCCGGCGTGGTGTGGACCCCGCAGTGGCGCGCGGTGCCCGCACCGGGTGAGCGACCGGCGGACTCCGAGACCTGGTGCGGAGTGGCCGAACTAGGCCTTTGA
- a CDS encoding SPW repeat protein translates to MAQRTSQEGSMREHPDVLDMQRQFGSSLGSPQTVLGDGLLALAGVWTAISPWVLGFSLTSPAMRNQDLIIGLVVAAIGLGVTGMAERGGGLSWVAVPLGIWLIISTWVVPSMGPGIGLIWSNVVAGAVMILTGASVAGLAFMSKLRAK, encoded by the coding sequence GTGGCGCAACGTACCTCGCAGGAAGGATCGATGCGGGAACATCCGGATGTCCTGGACATGCAACGGCAGTTCGGGTCATCCCTGGGGTCGCCGCAGACGGTGCTCGGGGACGGGCTCTTGGCGCTGGCCGGGGTGTGGACCGCGATCTCGCCGTGGGTGCTCGGGTTCAGCCTGACCAGCCCGGCGATGCGGAACCAGGACCTGATCATCGGGCTGGTGGTCGCGGCCATCGGGCTCGGCGTGACCGGCATGGCCGAGCGGGGCGGCGGGTTGAGCTGGGTCGCCGTGCCGCTGGGCATCTGGCTGATCATCTCGACCTGGGTGGTGCCCTCGATGGGGCCCGGCATCGGGTTGATCTGGAGCAACGTGGTGGCCGGTGCGGTCATGATCCTGACCGGTGCCAGCGTGGCCGGGTTGGCGTTCATGAGCAAGCTGCGCGCGAAGTGA
- a CDS encoding AEC family transporter, with protein sequence MTGVITGFSVIAAIIAVGYALGWRGSLGEQGQEVLSRLAFSVATPALLFTTLAGADLSVLVSLPLVITALSTFSTAGTFIAVGVLRRWDIGRTTIGALCSSYVNSGNLGIPIAVYVLGDASLVAPVLLLQQLVITPIALAVLDLSRPGARGPWWSRLTAPLRNPVVIGSLGGVAVAATGWQVPGGLFDPISLLGGMAVPAVLLAFGISLRGSNPPGRSPERGVVFLSVALKSVGQPAVAWLLGALVFGLSGAVLFGVVVTSALPAAQNLFTYAARYETSMTLARESVLLSTILAAPVIGVVAVLLG encoded by the coding sequence GTGACAGGAGTGATCACCGGGTTCTCCGTCATCGCGGCCATCATCGCCGTCGGCTACGCGCTGGGATGGCGCGGCTCGCTGGGCGAGCAGGGCCAAGAGGTGCTCAGCAGGCTGGCCTTCTCGGTGGCCACCCCGGCACTGCTGTTCACCACGCTGGCCGGCGCCGACCTGTCCGTGCTGGTCTCGCTGCCGCTGGTGATCACGGCGCTGAGCACGTTCAGCACCGCGGGCACGTTCATCGCGGTCGGCGTGCTGCGGCGGTGGGACATCGGCCGGACCACGATCGGCGCGCTGTGCTCCAGCTACGTCAACTCCGGCAACCTCGGCATCCCGATCGCGGTGTACGTGCTGGGGGACGCGTCGCTGGTCGCGCCGGTCCTGCTGCTGCAGCAACTGGTCATCACGCCGATCGCGCTGGCGGTGCTGGACCTGTCCCGCCCCGGCGCGCGCGGGCCGTGGTGGTCGCGGCTGACCGCTCCGCTGCGCAATCCGGTGGTGATCGGGTCGCTCGGCGGGGTCGCCGTCGCCGCGACCGGCTGGCAGGTGCCCGGTGGCCTGTTCGACCCGATCTCGCTGCTCGGCGGGATGGCGGTGCCCGCGGTGCTGCTGGCCTTCGGGATCTCGCTGCGCGGCAGCAACCCGCCGGGCCGCAGCCCGGAGCGGGGCGTGGTGTTCCTGTCGGTGGCGTTGAAGTCGGTCGGCCAGCCCGCCGTGGCGTGGCTGCTCGGCGCGCTCGTGTTCGGCCTGAGCGGCGCGGTGCTGTTCGGCGTCGTGGTGACCTCTGCGCTGCCGGCCGCGCAGAACCTGTTCACCTATGCCGCGCGCTACGAGACTTCGATGACGCTGGCCCGCGAGTCGGTCCTGCTCTCCACGATCCTGGCCGCCCCCGTGATCGGAGTGGTCGCCGTCCTGCTGGGCTGA